Proteins encoded together in one Prevotella scopos JCM 17725 window:
- a CDS encoding DUF2586 domain-containing protein, which yields MLPRIRIRYMNGLLGTVGESPDGLFALVCSATAINDSFALERAYTIQSMDSLTALGITAANNARLYKHISDFYTEAENGTKLVIFGVDKAKSMTELCDRQTGAVKKLIVSQNGVLRGVFVARDNATKASATDGLDADVFTALAKAQQMAEWSTTDLYAPLFFILEGRGYTGTTLKDLSNETYNRVGVLLGDTEVDSQGACVGTLAGRLASLPVQRNIGRVKNGALKTTLLYVGKKKVEEDSEVISSIHDKGYITARKYVGRSGYFFADDRLACVETDDYAHLSNRRVIDKAYRIAYNTLLDMMLDELEINSDGTMQTGVITSWQQTVENAINRSMTAAGELSAGNNGEGCSCYIDPKQNVVATSKVEMTLKVRPFGYARYVDVNLGFQVTTV from the coding sequence ATGTTACCGAGAATTAGAATCAGATACATGAATGGCCTACTGGGCACCGTCGGGGAAAGTCCCGACGGCCTGTTCGCCTTGGTATGTAGTGCGACTGCTATCAATGACTCGTTTGCTTTGGAACGTGCTTACACTATTCAGAGTATGGACAGTCTGACGGCACTCGGTATCACTGCAGCTAATAACGCCAGACTTTATAAGCATATCTCAGACTTCTACACAGAGGCTGAGAATGGTACCAAACTGGTAATCTTCGGAGTTGATAAGGCTAAGAGTATGACGGAACTCTGCGACCGCCAGACTGGAGCAGTAAAGAAACTTATTGTTAGTCAGAATGGTGTATTGCGTGGTGTCTTCGTAGCACGTGACAATGCAACAAAAGCATCTGCTACAGATGGCTTGGATGCAGATGTGTTCACCGCATTAGCAAAGGCACAACAGATGGCTGAATGGTCTACAACAGACCTATATGCTCCATTGTTCTTTATCTTGGAAGGACGTGGTTATACAGGTACAACGCTGAAAGACCTTAGCAACGAAACGTACAATCGTGTCGGTGTTCTGTTGGGTGACACGGAAGTTGACTCACAGGGTGCATGTGTCGGTACTTTAGCTGGTCGCTTAGCAAGTCTTCCTGTACAGCGTAATATTGGTCGTGTCAAGAATGGAGCATTGAAAACAACTCTGCTCTATGTAGGCAAAAAGAAGGTAGAAGAGGATAGTGAAGTTATCTCTTCTATCCATGATAAGGGTTATATCACGGCACGAAAGTATGTCGGACGCAGTGGTTACTTCTTTGCTGACGATCGATTGGCTTGTGTCGAGACTGATGATTATGCTCATCTGTCAAACCGTCGTGTCATTGATAAGGCTTATCGTATTGCCTATAACACCTTGTTGGATATGATGCTGGATGAGTTGGAAATCAATTCTGACGGCACAATGCAGACAGGGGTTATTACAAGCTGGCAGCAGACTGTAGAGAACGCTATTAATCGTTCTATGACCGCTGCAGGAGAGTTGAGTGCCGGTAATAACGGCGAAGGTTGTTCTTGTTACATAGATCCAAAACAGAATGTGGTTGCGACTTCAAAGGTTGAAATGACATTGAAGGTTCGTCCATTCGGTTATGCACGCTATGTTGATGTCAACCTTGGTTTTCAAGTAACAACAGTATAG
- a CDS encoding head maturation protease, ClpP-related encodes MSSNFFNIIPGNGTVAILLYGEVGNGQPVDSGRVVSELLALQSQYDKIDVRINSNGGDVFSGIAIYNALRTSTADINIYVDGVAASIAAIIALCGKPLYMSPYAKLMLHSVSGGTCGNASDLRRMATVMEELERNLAGMIAARCGMSTEDVLTKFFDEVDHWISAQEAVEMKLADGVYDMQDDGEPAPKTHEEIYQYFNNRLTNQPKNYQNMALIDQLKSIPSFSNINDEAAIVNKVRELANKATKVDALETANASYKQQLQLSEAKEQEAIIDQAISEGRITAEQKAHYVKLMAADRTTTEELLNSIKQMPKPRAASYINPDGTSSDSFTNKTWDELDKAGRLGDLKSQNKDLFAAKFKEKFGVDYRE; translated from the coding sequence ATGAGTTCAAACTTTTTCAACATTATACCTGGTAATGGAACCGTAGCTATCCTCTTATATGGAGAGGTCGGTAATGGTCAGCCTGTGGACAGTGGACGAGTAGTCAGTGAGCTACTTGCCTTGCAAAGTCAGTATGACAAAATTGATGTCCGCATCAATAGCAATGGTGGTGATGTTTTTAGCGGAATAGCCATTTACAATGCTCTTCGCACATCCACGGCAGACATTAATATATATGTTGATGGTGTTGCTGCCAGTATTGCTGCTATTATTGCTCTCTGTGGTAAGCCACTCTATATGAGTCCGTACGCTAAGCTCATGCTTCATAGCGTAAGTGGTGGTACGTGTGGCAATGCTTCAGATCTGCGTAGAATGGCTACTGTAATGGAGGAACTTGAACGTAACCTTGCAGGTATGATTGCTGCACGCTGTGGAATGAGCACAGAAGATGTGTTAACAAAGTTTTTTGACGAGGTTGACCACTGGATAAGTGCACAAGAAGCAGTTGAGATGAAACTTGCAGATGGAGTGTACGATATGCAGGATGATGGAGAACCTGCACCTAAAACTCATGAAGAGATATATCAATATTTCAATAACAGGTTGACAAATCAACCAAAAAACTATCAAAACATGGCATTAATAGACCAATTAAAGAGCATCCCATCATTTAGCAATATCAATGATGAGGCTGCAATTGTGAACAAAGTCAGAGAGTTGGCAAACAAGGCTACTAAGGTGGATGCGCTTGAAACAGCCAATGCTTCGTACAAACAGCAACTTCAGTTATCTGAAGCAAAGGAACAGGAGGCTATCATTGATCAGGCAATTAGCGAAGGTCGTATTACCGCAGAACAGAAGGCACACTATGTTAAGCTTATGGCTGCAGACCGTACTACTACAGAAGAACTCTTGAACAGCATCAAGCAGATGCCTAAGCCTCGTGCTGCTTCGTACATCAATCCAGATGGTACCAGTAGCGACAGTTTCACCAATAAGACTTGGGACGAACTTGACAAGGCTGGACGTCTTGGCGACTTGAAGAGTCAGAACAAGGACCTTTTTGCAGCCAAGTTCAAGGAGAAGTTCGGTGTAGACTACCGCGAGTAA
- a CDS encoding YfeC-like transcriptional regulator: MTKTNIDKKGIAKSLYMEGSCTQEEIAAKVGTTRQTVSRWVREGGWEELKASFTITPDQIIAQFQRQIIEINNNIQNREEGKRFATAQEADALAKIAGAVKKLESDVGVADCISVATRFLSWLRPLDIDVAKQFNNLFDAFIKDQMAKAK, encoded by the coding sequence ATGACAAAGACGAATATAGACAAAAAAGGCATTGCAAAGTCTCTCTACATGGAGGGAAGTTGCACACAAGAGGAGATAGCTGCAAAAGTAGGAACTACAAGGCAAACAGTCTCTCGCTGGGTACGTGAAGGAGGTTGGGAGGAGCTGAAAGCTTCATTTACGATTACACCTGACCAGATTATAGCACAGTTTCAGAGACAGATTATTGAAATCAACAACAATATTCAAAATCGTGAAGAAGGTAAGAGGTTTGCTACAGCTCAGGAGGCCGATGCTCTTGCTAAGATCGCTGGTGCTGTCAAGAAGTTAGAAAGTGATGTTGGTGTTGCAGACTGCATCAGTGTTGCTACGCGCTTTCTGTCTTGGCTACGTCCTCTTGATATTGATGTAGCTAAGCAGTTTAACAACCTCTTTGATGCGTTCATCAAGGACCAAATGGCAAAAGCAAAATGA
- a CDS encoding phage protein Gp36 family protein: MNNFINIEDYDASIHREILDALLRKESPTYDPQIVEICEDRAVSEMRGYLNKIYDCNAIFSARGEDRHPLILMFALDIAIYHIFTQHNPYKIAKIRQDRYERAIEWLKGVMGGDVTIDGAPLMPEDKLKNNSRWQIQADGLRPTLL, translated from the coding sequence ATGAATAACTTTATCAATATAGAAGACTACGATGCAAGTATTCACCGCGAGATACTTGATGCGCTGCTGCGTAAAGAAAGTCCAACTTATGATCCTCAGATAGTTGAGATATGTGAGGATAGAGCGGTAAGTGAAATGCGAGGATATCTGAACAAGATTTATGATTGTAACGCTATCTTTTCCGCAAGAGGGGAAGATAGGCACCCTCTCATTCTTATGTTTGCACTTGATATAGCTATCTATCACATCTTTACACAACACAACCCTTATAAGATTGCGAAGATACGCCAGGACAGATATGAGCGTGCTATAGAATGGTTGAAAGGTGTAATGGGAGGAGACGTAACGATTGACGGGGCTCCATTGATGCCTGAAGATAAACTTAAAAATAATAGTCGTTGGCAGATACAAGCTGACGGCTTAAGACCAACATTGCTATGA